The nucleotide window CGCCACCAGCTGCGCGACATGCTGCGCAAGCACAAGGGCGAGGCCGGCATCGTCTACTGCCTCTCGCGCAAGCGGGTGGAGCAGTTCGCCGACTACCTGGCCGAGCAGGGCTTCAATGCCCTGCCCTACCACGCCGGCCTGGATGCCGAGGTGCGCGCCCACCACCAGCGGCGTTTCCTGCGCGAGGACGGCATCGTCATGGTGGCGACGATCGCTTTCGGCATGGGCATCGACAAGCCGGACGTGCGCTTCGTGGCGCACGTGGACCTGCCCAAGTCGATGGAGGGCTACTACCAGGAAACCGGCCGCGCCGGCCGCGATGGCGAGGCGGCCGAAGCCTGGCTGTGCTACGGGCTGGGCGATGTGGTGCTGCTGAAGCAGATGATCGAGCAGTCGGAGGCGGGGGAAGAACGCAAGCGCCTGGAACGGCGCAAGCTGGACCAGCTGCTCGGCTACTGCGAATCCACCCAGTGCCGGAGGCAGGTGCTGCTGGCCGGTTTCGGCGAGGTGTATCCGCACGACTGCGGCAACTGCGACAACTGCCTGAGTCCCGCCGAAACCTGGGATGCCACCGAGGCCGCACAGAAGGCCCTGAGCTGCGTGTACCGCAGCGGCCAGCGCTTCGGCGTGAACCACGTGATCGACGTGTTGCGCGGCAGCGAGAGCGAGCGCATCCGCCAGTGCGGTCACCACCACCTGACCACCTACGGCATCGGCAAGGACCTGGACGCCACCACCTGGCGCAGCGTGTTCCGGCAGCTGGTGGCCTGCGGCCTGCTGGAAGTGGAGGCCGAGTTTGGCAGCCTGCGCCTGACCGAGGGCAGCCGCGCCGTGCTGCGTGGCGAGCGACGCCTGCAGTTGCGCAAGGAACAGCGCGAGCGGCGCGAACGCGAGCGCAGCCCGCGCAGCGGCGTGGCCGTGGAGGCGGCCGACCTGCCCCGCTTCCAGGCCCTGCGCGACCTGCGCGCGCAGCTGGCGCGCGAACAGAACGTCCCGGCCTACGTCATCTTCCACGACAGCACGCTGCGCACCATCGCCGAGCAGCAGCCCGCCACGCTGGACGACCTGGCGCGCGTGGGCGGCATCGGCGGCGCGAAGCTGGCGCGCTACGGCGAGCGCGTACTGGAAGCCCTGGGCGCGGCCGGCTGAGTTCGGCCGCGTCGCCGTCCGCATCAGCCGGCATTCAATTCCCGGCTGTTAGCGTGCCCTGCAGGTGCCCGCCCGGCGCGCCGCTTCCAGGAAGCCTGCATGAAGACGTTGTCGTTCGCCCTGCTCACCCTGCTGACAGCGACGCCCGCCTGGGCCCAGTCCGATGCCGAGGCCCTGGATCTGGCCCTGCCCAACGCCAGCGCCTACGCCAACGACGCGCCCGGCACCTGGTACGGCGACCGCCAGCCGGCGCAGCAGAAGGGGCAGCGCACCGATGCGCCGGTCGATCCCTGCGCCTGGTAC belongs to Pseudoxanthomonas sp. F37 and includes:
- the recQ gene encoding DNA helicase RecQ → MSSPALETLQRVFGYSAFRGHQQAIVEHLAAGHDALVLMPTGAGKSLCYQVPALLREGTGIVVSPLIALMQDQVDALRQLGVRAAFLNSSLAADEAQQVEQALLRGDLDLLYVAPERLLTGRFLSLLERSRIALFAIDEAHCVSAWGHDFRREYLELALLHERWPDVPRIALTATADPPTQREIAERLNLVDAQKFVSSFDRPNIRYTVVQKDNARHQLRDMLRKHKGEAGIVYCLSRKRVEQFADYLAEQGFNALPYHAGLDAEVRAHHQRRFLREDGIVMVATIAFGMGIDKPDVRFVAHVDLPKSMEGYYQETGRAGRDGEAAEAWLCYGLGDVVLLKQMIEQSEAGEERKRLERRKLDQLLGYCESTQCRRQVLLAGFGEVYPHDCGNCDNCLSPAETWDATEAAQKALSCVYRSGQRFGVNHVIDVLRGSESERIRQCGHHHLTTYGIGKDLDATTWRSVFRQLVACGLLEVEAEFGSLRLTEGSRAVLRGERRLQLRKEQRERRERERSPRSGVAVEAADLPRFQALRDLRAQLAREQNVPAYVIFHDSTLRTIAEQQPATLDDLARVGGIGGAKLARYGERVLEALGAAG